In Paracoccus aminophilus JCM 7686, a single window of DNA contains:
- the nuoK gene encoding NADH-quinone oxidoreductase subunit NuoK: MISLAHYLVVGAILFVTGIFGIFVNRKNVIVILMSVELILLSVNINFVAFSTHLGDLAGQVFTIFVLTVAAAEAAIGLAILVVFFRNRGTIEVEDVNVMKG; this comes from the coding sequence ATGATCAGTCTGGCGCATTACCTTGTCGTGGGGGCGATCCTTTTCGTCACCGGCATCTTCGGCATCTTCGTCAACCGCAAGAACGTGATCGTTATCCTGATGTCGGTCGAACTGATCCTTCTGTCGGTGAATATCAATTTCGTCGCCTTCTCGACCCATCTGGGCGATCTCGCGGGACAGGTCTTCACGATCTTCGTCCTGACGGTCGCCGCGGCGGAAGCCGCCATCGGCCTGGCGATCCTTGTCGTCTTCTTCCGCAACCGCGGCACCATTGAGGTGGAAGACGTGAACGTGATGAAAGGTTAA
- a CDS encoding NADH-quinone oxidoreductase subunit J — protein sequence MMALAFYLFAICVCVAGFMVVMSRNPVHSVLWLILAFFSAAGLFILQGAEFVALLLVVVYVGAVAVLFLFVVMMLDVDFAKLKGELARYLPLAIIISIVLIAQLGIVYSNWASSDQAEALRAAPIIESVQNTHGLGMILYDRYLLIFQLAGLVLLVAMIGAIVLTMRHRRDIKRQNVLEQMWRDPAKTMELKDVKPGQGL from the coding sequence ATGATGGCCTTAGCCTTTTACCTTTTCGCGATCTGCGTCTGCGTCGCGGGTTTCATGGTGGTGATGTCGCGCAACCCGGTCCACTCGGTCCTGTGGCTCATTCTGGCCTTTTTCTCTGCGGCGGGTCTCTTCATCCTGCAGGGGGCGGAATTCGTCGCTTTGCTGCTGGTCGTCGTCTATGTCGGCGCGGTCGCGGTGCTCTTCCTCTTCGTGGTGATGATGCTCGATGTCGATTTCGCCAAGCTCAAGGGCGAGCTCGCGCGCTATCTGCCGCTGGCGATCATCATCTCGATCGTGCTGATCGCCCAGCTTGGCATCGTCTATTCGAATTGGGCGAGCTCGGATCAGGCCGAGGCTTTGCGCGCCGCGCCGATCATTGAATCGGTTCAGAACACCCATGGTCTGGGGATGATCCTTTACGACCGCTACCTGCTGATCTTCCAGCTCGCTGGTCTGGTCCTGCTGGTCGCGATGATCGGGGCGATCGTGCTGACCATGCGCCACCGTCGCGACATCAAGCGCCAGAACGTGCTTGAGCAAATGTGGCGCGATCCGGCCAAGACCATGGAACTCAAAGACGTCAAGCCGGGGCAGGGTCTCTGA
- the nuoF gene encoding NADH-quinone oxidoreductase subunit NuoF → MLNDQDRIFTNLYGMGDRSLAGAKKRGCWDGTAAIIQRGRDKIVDEMKASGLRGRGGAGFPTGMKWSFMPKESDGRPSYLVINADESEPATCKDREIMRHDPHTLIEGALIASFAMGAHTSYIYIRGEFIREREALQAAIDECYDAGLLGRNAAGSGWDFDLFLHHGAGAYICGEETALLESLEGKKGMPRMKPPFPAGAGLYGCPTTVNNVESIAVVPTILRRGPEWFASFGRPNNAGVKLFGMTGHVNSPCVVEEAMSIPMRELIEKHGGGVRGGWKNLKAVIPGGASCPVLTAEQCENAIMDYDGMRELRSSFGTACMIVMDQSTDIIKAIWRLSAFFKHESCGQCTPCREGTGWMMRVMDRLVRGEAEVEEIDMLFDVTKQVEGHTICALGDAAAWPIQGLIRNFREEIEDRIKAKRTGRMGALAAE, encoded by the coding sequence ATGCTGAACGATCAGGACCGGATCTTTACGAACCTCTACGGGATGGGGGATCGCAGCCTCGCCGGGGCGAAAAAGCGCGGCTGCTGGGATGGCACTGCCGCGATCATCCAGCGCGGTCGCGACAAGATCGTTGACGAGATGAAGGCCTCGGGTCTGCGCGGTCGCGGCGGCGCAGGCTTCCCGACCGGCATGAAATGGTCCTTCATGCCCAAGGAATCGGACGGCCGTCCGTCCTATCTCGTCATCAACGCCGACGAATCCGAGCCCGCGACCTGCAAGGACCGCGAGATCATGCGCCACGATCCGCATACGCTGATCGAAGGCGCGCTGATCGCGAGCTTCGCGATGGGCGCGCATACCTCGTATATTTACATTCGCGGCGAGTTCATCCGCGAGCGCGAGGCGCTGCAGGCGGCGATCGACGAATGCTATGACGCGGGCCTTCTCGGTCGCAATGCCGCGGGTTCGGGCTGGGATTTCGATCTCTTCCTGCATCACGGCGCCGGCGCCTATATCTGCGGTGAGGAAACCGCGCTCCTTGAAAGCCTCGAGGGCAAGAAGGGCATGCCGCGCATGAAGCCGCCGTTCCCGGCGGGCGCGGGCCTTTATGGTTGCCCGACCACGGTCAACAACGTCGAATCGATCGCGGTTGTCCCGACGATTCTGCGTCGCGGTCCGGAGTGGTTCGCAAGCTTCGGCCGCCCGAACAATGCGGGCGTCAAGCTGTTCGGCATGACCGGTCATGTGAACTCGCCCTGTGTCGTCGAAGAGGCGATGTCGATCCCGATGCGCGAGCTGATCGAGAAACACGGCGGCGGCGTGCGCGGTGGCTGGAAGAACCTCAAGGCAGTGATCCCCGGCGGCGCGTCCTGCCCGGTCTTGACCGCCGAGCAATGCGAAAATGCCATCATGGATTACGACGGGATGCGCGAGCTGCGCTCGTCCTTCGGCACCGCCTGCATGATCGTGATGGATCAGTCGACCGATATCATCAAAGCGATCTGGCGGCTCTCGGCCTTCTTCAAACATGAAAGCTGCGGCCAGTGCACGCCCTGCCGCGAGGGCACGGGCTGGATGATGCGCGTCATGGACCGCCTGGTGCGCGGCGAGGCTGAGGTCGAGGAAATCGACATGCTCTTCGACGTCACCAAGCAAGTCGAAGGCCATACGATCTGTGCGCTCGGCGATGCGGCGGCCTGGCCGATTCAGGGCCTCATCCGCAACTTCCGCGAAGAGATCGAGGACCGCATCAAGGCGAAACGCACTGGGCGCATGGGCGCTCTGGCGGCGGAATAA
- a CDS encoding NADH-quinone oxidoreductase subunit A, whose translation MDYLLHEYLPILVFLAMASALAIVLMLAAAVVAVRNPDPEKVSAYECGFNAFDDARMKFDVRFYLVSILFIIFDLEVAFLFPWAVSFGGLSEVAFWSMIVFLGVLTVGFAYEWKKGALEWA comes from the coding sequence GTGGACTACCTGCTACACGAATACCTGCCGATCCTCGTCTTCCTGGCAATGGCTTCGGCGCTGGCGATCGTGCTGATGCTGGCTGCGGCGGTCGTTGCGGTGCGCAACCCGGACCCCGAGAAGGTCAGCGCCTATGAATGCGGTTTCAACGCCTTCGACGACGCACGGATGAAATTCGACGTCCGCTTCTATCTCGTCTCGATCCTGTTCATCATCTTCGACCTCGAAGTCGCCTTCCTCTTCCCCTGGGCGGTCAGCTTCGGCGGACTTTCGGAGGTCGCGTTCTGGTCGATGATCGTCTTCCTTGGCGTGCTGACCGTGGGCTTTGCCTATGAATGGAAGAAGGGAGCGCTGGAATGGGCGTGA
- a CDS encoding DUF4260 domain-containing protein, whose product MRAEDWQRIEGGGIAVIALVIAIMTGAGWPWWLWLVVFLLPDLAMVGYLAGPRIGAAVYNAFHLYACGLLVVLLGMALGESGVITFGLLWLVHIGVDRACGFGLKQPEGFEHTHLGRIGRGRG is encoded by the coding sequence ATGAGGGCCGAGGACTGGCAACGGATCGAGGGCGGCGGCATTGCCGTCATCGCTTTGGTGATCGCGATCATGACCGGGGCCGGCTGGCCCTGGTGGCTCTGGCTGGTGGTTTTCCTGCTGCCCGATCTCGCGATGGTCGGCTATCTCGCGGGGCCCCGGATCGGCGCGGCGGTCTATAATGCCTTCCATCTCTATGCCTGCGGCCTCTTGGTCGTGCTGCTTGGCATGGCTTTGGGCGAAAGCGGCGTCATCACCTTCGGGCTTCTTTGGCTGGTCCATATCGGCGTCGATCGCGCCTGCGGCTTTGGCCTGAAACAGCCCGAGGGATTCGAACACACCCATCTTGGCCGGATCGGACGCGGGCGGGGCTGA
- a CDS encoding NADH-quinone oxidoreductase subunit D → MDGDIRKNSYDDGSFDALTGEQSIRNFNINFGPQHPAAHGVLRMVLELDGEIVERADPHIGLLHRGTEKLMESRTYLQNLPYLDRLDYVAPMNQEHAWCLAIEKLTGTTIPRRASLIRVLYCEIGRILNHLMGLTTGALDVGALTPPLWGFEAREQLMIFYERACGARLHAAYFRPGGVHQDLPPQLIDDIEAWCETFPKVIDDLDTLLTENRIFKQRQVGIGIVTEQDCLDWGYTGVMVRGSGLAWDLRRSQPYECYDEFDFQIPVGKHGDCYDRFLIRMQEMRESVKIMKQACVKLRAEPAGDVLARGKLTPPRRTDMKRDMESLIHHFKLYTEGFKVPAGEVYAAVEAPKGEFGVYLVSDGTNKPYRAKLRAPGFAHLQSIDWISKGHMLADVPAIIATLDIVFGEVDR, encoded by the coding sequence ATGGACGGCGACATTCGCAAGAACAGCTACGACGACGGTTCGTTTGACGCGCTGACCGGCGAGCAAAGCATCCGCAACTTCAACATCAACTTCGGGCCCCAACACCCGGCCGCCCACGGCGTGCTGCGCATGGTGCTTGAACTTGACGGCGAGATCGTCGAACGTGCCGACCCGCATATCGGTCTGCTTCACCGCGGCACCGAGAAGCTGATGGAGAGCCGGACCTATCTCCAGAACCTGCCCTATCTCGACCGCCTCGATTACGTGGCGCCGATGAACCAGGAGCACGCTTGGTGTCTGGCGATCGAGAAGCTGACCGGCACGACCATTCCGCGCCGCGCGAGCCTGATCCGCGTGCTTTATTGCGAAATCGGCCGGATTCTGAACCACCTCATGGGTCTGACCACCGGCGCACTCGACGTCGGTGCGCTGACCCCGCCGCTCTGGGGCTTTGAGGCCCGCGAGCAGCTGATGATTTTCTACGAACGGGCCTGCGGTGCGCGTCTACACGCGGCCTATTTCCGCCCGGGCGGCGTCCATCAGGACCTGCCGCCGCAGCTCATCGACGATATCGAGGCCTGGTGCGAGACCTTCCCGAAGGTCATCGACGATCTCGACACACTGCTGACCGAAAACCGCATCTTCAAACAGCGTCAGGTCGGCATCGGCATCGTGACCGAGCAGGATTGCCTCGACTGGGGCTATACCGGCGTCATGGTGCGCGGCTCGGGTCTGGCATGGGATTTGCGTCGCTCGCAACCCTATGAATGCTATGACGAATTCGACTTCCAGATCCCGGTCGGGAAACATGGCGACTGTTATGACCGCTTCCTGATCCGGATGCAGGAAATGCGCGAGTCGGTGAAGATCATGAAACAGGCCTGCGTGAAACTGCGCGCCGAGCCTGCCGGTGATGTTTTGGCGCGCGGCAAGCTGACGCCGCCGCGTCGCACCGACATGAAGCGCGACATGGAAAGCCTGATCCACCACTTCAAGCTCTATACCGAGGGCTTCAAGGTTCCGGCGGGCGAGGTCTATGCCGCCGTCGAAGCCCCCAAGGGTGAATTCGGCGTCTATCTGGTCTCGGACGGGACCAACAAACCCTATCGCGCCAAATTGCGCGCGCCGGGCTTTGCTCACCTCCAGTCGATCGACTGGATCTCCAAAGGGCACATGCTGGCCGATGTTCCGGCCATCATCGCGACCCTCGACATCGTTTTCGGAGAGGTTGACCGCTGA
- the nuoG gene encoding NADH-quinone oxidoreductase subunit NuoG, with translation MSELRKIKIDDKIIEVDPNMTLIQACEAAGVEVPRFCYHERLSIAGNCRMCLVEVVGGPPKPAASCAMQVKDLRPGPEGAPSEIKTNSPMVRKAREGVMEFLLINHPLDCPICDQGGECDLQDQAMAYGVDFSRYREPKRATEDLNLGPLVETHMTRCISCTRCVRFTTEVAGITQMGQTGRGEDSEITSYLNETLDSNLQGNIIDLCPVGALVSKPYAFTARPWELTKTETIDVMDALGSNIRVDTKGREVMRILPRNNDGVNEEWISDKTRFVWDGLRRQRLDKPYIRENGKLRPASWTEALEAAAHAIKGKKVVGLIGDLVPVEAAFSLKQLVEGLGGSVECRTDGARLPAGNRSAYVGTATIADIDTAEMIQLIGTNPRDEAPVLNARIRRAWARGAQIGLIGEPVDLTYDYAHVGTDRAALESLSSRQISDETRAKPTLVIVGQGAIREADGEAVLAHAMKLAENTNSKLLILHTAASRVGAMDVGAVTEGGLAAAINGAEVVYNLGADEVEIQPGAFVIYQGSHGDRGAHRADLILPGACYTEENGLFVNTEGRPQLALRANFAPGEGKENWAILRALSAELGRTQPWDSLAALRRALITAHPHLGAVEQVAENQWQPLELRDLGRASVPFQNAIRDFYLTNPIARSSPLMGELSAMAAARHAQPLAAE, from the coding sequence ATGAGCGAACTTCGCAAGATCAAGATCGACGACAAGATCATCGAGGTCGATCCCAATATGACCCTGATTCAAGCCTGCGAAGCCGCGGGCGTCGAGGTTCCGCGCTTCTGTTACCACGAGCGCCTGTCGATTGCCGGCAACTGCCGCATGTGTCTGGTCGAGGTCGTCGGCGGCCCGCCGAAACCCGCCGCCTCTTGCGCGATGCAGGTCAAGGATCTGCGTCCGGGGCCGGAAGGCGCGCCCTCGGAAATCAAGACGAACTCGCCCATGGTGCGCAAGGCGCGCGAAGGGGTGATGGAGTTTCTGCTCATCAACCACCCGCTCGATTGCCCGATCTGCGACCAGGGTGGCGAATGCGACCTGCAGGATCAGGCGATGGCTTACGGCGTCGATTTCTCGCGCTACCGCGAGCCGAAGCGCGCCACCGAGGACCTGAACCTCGGCCCGCTGGTCGAGACCCATATGACGCGCTGCATCTCCTGCACCCGCTGCGTGCGCTTCACGACCGAGGTCGCGGGCATCACCCAGATGGGCCAGACCGGGCGCGGCGAGGATAGCGAGATCACGAGCTACCTCAATGAGACGCTCGATTCGAACCTTCAGGGCAATATCATCGACCTTTGCCCGGTCGGCGCGCTGGTCTCGAAGCCCTACGCTTTCACCGCCCGCCCGTGGGAGCTGACCAAGACCGAGACGATCGACGTCATGGATGCGCTTGGCAGCAATATCCGCGTCGACACCAAGGGCCGCGAAGTCATGCGCATTCTGCCGCGCAACAATGACGGCGTGAACGAGGAATGGATCTCGGACAAGACCCGCTTCGTCTGGGACGGTCTGCGCCGTCAGCGTCTGGACAAGCCCTATATCCGTGAAAACGGCAAGCTGCGTCCGGCAAGCTGGACCGAGGCTTTGGAAGCGGCGGCCCATGCGATCAAGGGCAAGAAGGTCGTCGGTCTGATTGGCGATCTGGTCCCGGTTGAGGCGGCGTTCAGCCTCAAGCAGCTGGTCGAAGGTCTGGGCGGTTCGGTCGAATGCCGCACCGATGGCGCGCGTCTGCCTGCGGGCAACCGCTCGGCCTATGTCGGGACGGCGACGATTGCCGATATCGACACGGCCGAGATGATTCAGCTGATCGGCACCAACCCGCGCGACGAGGCTCCGGTTCTCAATGCGCGGATCCGCCGGGCCTGGGCGCGTGGCGCTCAGATCGGCCTGATCGGCGAGCCTGTGGATCTGACCTATGATTACGCCCATGTCGGCACCGACCGCGCGGCGCTTGAAAGCCTGTCCTCGCGCCAGATCAGCGACGAGACCCGTGCCAAGCCGACCTTGGTGATCGTGGGGCAGGGTGCGATCCGCGAAGCCGATGGCGAGGCGGTTCTGGCCCATGCGATGAAGCTCGCCGAGAACACCAATTCCAAACTGCTGATCCTGCACACGGCTGCATCCCGCGTTGGCGCGATGGATGTCGGCGCAGTCACTGAAGGTGGCTTGGCCGCTGCGATCAACGGGGCAGAGGTGGTCTATAACCTCGGCGCCGATGAGGTCGAGATCCAGCCGGGCGCTTTCGTGATCTATCAGGGCAGCCACGGCGACCGCGGGGCGCATCGCGCCGATCTGATCCTGCCGGGCGCCTGCTACACCGAGGAAAACGGGCTTTTCGTCAACACCGAAGGTCGTCCGCAGCTTGCACTGCGCGCCAATTTCGCGCCGGGCGAGGGCAAGGAAAACTGGGCGATCCTGCGCGCGCTTTCGGCTGAGCTCGGCCGCACCCAGCCTTGGGACAGCCTGGCCGCTCTGCGCCGCGCGCTGATCACGGCCCATCCGCATCTCGGTGCGGTTGAACAGGTTGCCGAGAACCAGTGGCAGCCGCTCGAGCTGCGTGATCTCGGTCGGGCGAGCGTGCCCTTCCAGAATGCGATTCGCGATTTCTACCTGACCAACCCGATTGCCCGCTCCTCGCCGCTGATGGGCGAGTTGTCGGCCATGGCCGCTGCGCGCCACGCGCAGCCTCTTGCCGCGGAGTGA
- a CDS encoding NADH-quinone oxidoreductase subunit C codes for MSTIDPEILENLADHIATRRANEVLSTEIAFGELNVTATLSGVVDLIEFLRSDPTCRFSTLIDITAVDHPARPARFDVVYHLLSMYQNQRIRVKVAVREDELVQTLIGVYESANWYEREIFDMFGILFAGHPDLRRILTDYGFRGHPLRKDFPTTGYVEVRWNDVEKRVVYEPVKLVQEYRQFDFLSPWEGAKYVLPGDEKAPAETKK; via the coding sequence ATGTCGACCATCGACCCGGAAATCCTCGAAAATCTCGCCGATCACATTGCGACGCGGCGCGCCAATGAGGTGCTCTCGACCGAAATCGCTTTCGGTGAGCTGAATGTGACCGCGACCCTGTCGGGCGTGGTCGATCTGATCGAGTTCCTGCGCAGCGATCCGACCTGCCGCTTCTCGACCCTGATCGACATCACCGCGGTCGATCATCCGGCCCGCCCGGCGCGGTTCGATGTCGTCTATCACCTGCTGTCGATGTATCAAAACCAGCGCATCCGCGTGAAAGTCGCGGTGCGCGAGGACGAACTCGTCCAGACCCTGATCGGCGTCTATGAAAGCGCGAACTGGTATGAGCGCGAGATTTTCGACATGTTCGGCATCCTCTTCGCCGGCCATCCCGATCTGCGCCGCATCCTGACCGACTATGGTTTCCGCGGTCATCCTTTGCGCAAGGACTTCCCGACCACGGGCTATGTCGAAGTGCGCTGGAACGATGTCGAAAAACGCGTCGTCTATGAGCCGGTCAAGCTGGTTCAGGAATACCGCCAATTCGACTTCCTCTCGCCGTGGGAAGGCGCGAAATACGTGCTGCCCGGCGATGAGAAAGCGCCTGCGGAGACGAAAAAGTGA
- a CDS encoding DUF5333 domain-containing protein: MTTLKTLTAAALAAITLAATPGFALALEPLSQNKYVNDRLIAARIADRIRKECPSYDARMIYAFGQARALKAWTLKQGYTSRQIDAFLDNKDDKKRIYAVADDYLKRRGAVRGNAQSFCAVGAQEFANNSYIATFLVKK, encoded by the coding sequence ATGACGACCTTGAAAACCCTGACTGCGGCAGCTTTGGCTGCCATCACGCTTGCGGCGACCCCGGGCTTTGCTCTGGCGCTCGAACCGCTGAGCCAGAACAAATACGTCAATGACCGGCTGATCGCGGCGCGCATCGCCGACCGGATCCGCAAGGAATGCCCGAGCTATGATGCGCGGATGATCTATGCCTTTGGGCAGGCGCGGGCGCTCAAGGCTTGGACGCTGAAACAGGGCTATACCAGCCGCCAGATCGACGCTTTCCTCGACAACAAGGACGACAAGAAGCGCATCTATGCGGTGGCTGACGATTACCTCAAGCGCCGGGGTGCGGTGCGGGGCAATGCTCAGAGCTTCTGTGCCGTTGGCGCACAGGAATTCGCGAATAATTCATATATTGCGACTTTTCTGGTGAAGAAATGA
- a CDS encoding carboxymuconolactone decarboxylase family protein, whose translation MTDGFAKLFAQMIQQGQEMARAFNPALENLDTRAFEKLMPVMPAEMLEMWFGKTFNRDGLDARTRLLVTIAALTVQGSLAEPQMRLSIRHALEAGATKREIAEVIYQMSMFAGLPAMQKALEIAQSVFSEENEE comes from the coding sequence ATGACCGATGGTTTCGCCAAACTCTTCGCGCAGATGATCCAGCAGGGTCAGGAGATGGCGCGCGCCTTCAATCCGGCGCTGGAAAATCTCGACACCCGCGCCTTTGAAAAGCTCATGCCGGTGATGCCGGCAGAGATGCTTGAGATGTGGTTTGGCAAGACCTTCAACCGCGACGGGCTTGATGCCCGCACCCGTCTTTTGGTGACGATCGCGGCCCTGACCGTGCAGGGCTCGCTCGCCGAGCCGCAGATGCGCCTGAGCATCCGCCATGCGCTGGAGGCCGGGGCAACCAAACGTGAGATCGCCGAGGTGATCTATCAGATGAGCATGTTCGCCGGTCTGCCCGCCATGCAGAAGGCGCTGGAGATCGCCCAGAGCGTTTTCTCCGAGGAGAACGAAGAATGA
- a CDS encoding NuoB/complex I 20 kDa subunit family protein, giving the protein MGVMTGANTAGADREVATAELNRELQDKGFLLTTAEDLITWARNGSLHWMTFGLACCAVEMMQTSMPRYDLERFGAAPRASPRQSDVMIVAGTLTNKMAPALRKVYDQMPEPRYVISMGSCANGGGYYHYSYSVVRGCDRIVPVDIYVPGCPPTAEALLYGILQLQRRIRRTGTLVR; this is encoded by the coding sequence ATGGGCGTGATGACCGGGGCGAATACGGCCGGGGCCGACCGCGAGGTCGCCACCGCCGAGCTCAACCGCGAGCTTCAGGACAAGGGCTTCCTGCTGACCACGGCCGAGGATCTCATCACCTGGGCGCGCAATGGCTCGCTGCATTGGATGACCTTCGGTCTGGCCTGCTGCGCCGTCGAGATGATGCAAACCTCGATGCCGCGCTATGACCTCGAGCGTTTCGGGGCCGCGCCCCGCGCCTCTCCGCGCCAGTCCGACGTGATGATCGTCGCGGGCACGCTGACCAACAAGATGGCCCCGGCTCTGCGCAAGGTCTATGACCAGATGCCCGAGCCGCGCTATGTCATCTCGATGGGCAGCTGCGCCAATGGCGGCGGCTATTACCATTATTCCTATTCCGTGGTGCGCGGCTGCGACCGCATCGTGCCGGTCGACATCTATGTCCCGGGCTGCCCGCCCACGGCCGAGGCTTTGCTCTACGGCATCCTGCAACTTCAGCGCCGCATCCGGCGCACCGGCACGTTGGTGAGGTAA
- a CDS encoding DUF5337 domain-containing protein, with protein sequence MTEPERDQTAKDSAQARLVAVVIAVTMLGWLGFQWVGGQYDLPPKYAFLADLAAIAAMIWSLVVTWRIWRRRNAPSQR encoded by the coding sequence ATGACTGAGCCCGAACGCGATCAGACGGCAAAAGATTCGGCTCAGGCGCGGCTGGTCGCTGTGGTGATCGCCGTCACCATGCTCGGCTGGTTGGGCTTTCAATGGGTTGGCGGGCAATATGACCTGCCGCCGAAATATGCTTTTCTCGCCGATCTGGCGGCAATTGCAGCAATGATCTGGTCGCTTGTGGTGACCTGGCGGATCTGGCGGCGGCGCAATGCGCCTTCGCAGCGATAA
- the nuoH gene encoding NADH-quinone oxidoreductase subunit NuoH, translating to MAGFWSSYLGHAVILLLQGLAIIAFVMMSLVYMVYGDRKIWAAVQMRRGPNVVGPWGLFQTFADALKYVFKEIVVPAGADKFVFFLAPFLSMVLALFAFVAIPFDDGWVMANINVGILFIFAASSLEVYGVIMGGWASNSKYPFLSAIRAAAQMISYEVSMGLIIIGIIISTGSMNLTAIVEAQRGDYGLLNWYFLPHLPMVVLFFVSALAETNRPPFDLAEAESELVAGFMTEYSSTPYLLFMAGEYIAMYLMCALLSLLFFGGWLSPVPFIADGWWWMVIKMWMWFFMFSMAKAIVPRYRYDQLMRIGWKVFLPLSLGWVVLVAFLARYEVLGGLWARWAGV from the coding sequence ATGGCAGGTTTCTGGTCATCGTACCTGGGTCACGCAGTGATCCTGCTGCTGCAGGGTTTGGCGATCATCGCATTCGTGATGATGTCGCTGGTTTACATGGTCTATGGCGACCGCAAGATCTGGGCCGCGGTCCAGATGCGCCGTGGTCCGAACGTCGTCGGACCCTGGGGGCTGTTCCAGACCTTCGCCGATGCGTTGAAATACGTCTTCAAGGAAATCGTCGTCCCGGCGGGTGCGGATAAGTTCGTCTTCTTCCTCGCGCCCTTCCTGTCGATGGTTCTGGCGCTATTTGCCTTTGTCGCCATTCCCTTCGATGACGGCTGGGTCATGGCGAATATCAACGTCGGAATCCTGTTCATCTTCGCGGCCTCCTCGCTTGAGGTTTACGGCGTGATCATGGGCGGCTGGGCGTCGAACTCGAAATATCCCTTCCTCTCGGCGATCCGGGCGGCGGCGCAGATGATTTCCTATGAGGTCTCGATGGGCCTCATCATCATCGGCATCATCATCTCGACCGGCTCGATGAACCTCACCGCGATCGTCGAGGCGCAGCGTGGCGATTACGGCCTGCTGAACTGGTACTTCCTGCCGCATCTGCCGATGGTCGTGCTGTTCTTCGTCTCGGCCCTTGCCGAAACCAACCGCCCGCCCTTCGACCTTGCCGAAGCGGAATCCGAGCTGGTTGCCGGCTTCATGACCGAATATTCCTCGACGCCCTATCTGCTCTTCATGGCGGGCGAATATATCGCCATGTATCTGATGTGCGCGCTGCTTTCGCTGCTGTTCTTCGGCGGCTGGCTCTCGCCGGTTCCCTTCATCGCCGACGGCTGGTGGTGGATGGTCATCAAGATGTGGATGTGGTTCTTCATGTTCTCGATGGCGAAGGCGATCGTGCCGCGCTACCGCTACGACCAGTTGATGCGCATTGGCTGGAAGGTCTTCCTGCCGCTCTCGCTCGGCTGGGTCGTTCTGGTCGCCTTCCTGGCTCGCTACGAAGTTCTTGGTGGTCTTTGGGCCCGTTGGGCAGGAGTGTGA
- the nuoI gene encoding NADH-quinone oxidoreductase subunit NuoI, with the protein MALDLARATKYFLMWDFLKGFGLGMRYFFSPKPTLNYPHEKGPLSPRFRGEHALRRYPNGEERCIACKLCEAICPAQAITIDAEPREDGSRRTTRYDIDMTKCIYCGFCQEACPVDAIVEGPNFEYSTETREELFYDKEKLLDNGARWEAEIARNLAMDAPYR; encoded by the coding sequence ATGGCTTTGGATCTCGCCCGGGCGACGAAATACTTCCTGATGTGGGATTTCCTGAAGGGTTTCGGCCTCGGGATGCGCTATTTCTTCTCGCCGAAACCCACGCTGAACTATCCCCATGAAAAGGGCCCGCTGAGCCCGCGCTTTCGCGGCGAACATGCGCTGCGCCGCTACCCCAACGGGGAAGAGCGCTGCATCGCGTGTAAACTCTGCGAAGCGATCTGCCCGGCGCAGGCGATCACGATTGACGCCGAACCGCGCGAGGACGGCTCGCGCCGCACCACGCGCTATGACATCGACATGACGAAGTGCATCTATTGCGGCTTCTGTCAGGAGGCCTGCCCGGTCGATGCCATCGTCGAAGGTCCGAACTTCGAATATTCGACCGAGACCCGCGAAGAGCTCTTCTACGACAAGGAAAAGCTGCTCGACAACGGCGCCCGCTGGGAAGCGGAAATCGCGCGCAACCTCGCGATGGATGCGCCCTACAGATGA